A stretch of DNA from Kangiella sediminilitoris:
TTTACATATTTGGATAATTTGGTCCACCGGCACCCTCAGGTGTTACCCAAGTGATATTCTGACTCGGATCCTTGATATCACAGGTTTTACAGTGAACACAGTTCTGAGCATTAATCACAAACTGTGGATTGTTCCCGTCATCATCTCGTACAACTTCGTAAACACCAGCAGGGCAGTAGCGTTGAGCTGGCTCATCGTATTTTTCTAGATTTACTTCGATCGGAATATTTTTATCAGTCAGTTTTAAGTGAACAGGCTGATCTTCTTCGTGGTTTGTATTGGAAATAAATACTGAAGATAGTTTATCGAAGGAGAGCTTTCCATCAGGCTTTGGATACTCAATTTTTTTGCATTCGTCAGCGGGTTTCATTCCAGAGTAATCTGGTTTTGGATCACTTAAGGTCCACGGTAACTTGCCATTAAAAATATTGATATCAATAAAGGCGTAGGCCGAACCAATGAAGTTGCCCCATTTATGCTGTGCAGGACCGAAGTTTCTTTGCTGGTGCAACTCCTTCCACGCCCATGAAGCTTTGTAATTGTCTGCGTATTCAGTTAAATCCTGATTATTGCGCTCTTCTGAAATTGCTTTAATAACTGTCTCCGCAGCAATCATACCGGACTTCATAGCTGTATGAGTCCCTTTGATTTTAGCGAAGTTCAGGGTGCCTGCGTTGTCACCTATTAATAAACCTCCGGGGAAGGACATTTTTGGCTGCGACTGAAGACCACCTTTTGTGATGGCTCGGGCGCCATATGAGATCCGCTCGCCTCCCTGAAGGAATTTCTTAATTTCTCTCTGGTGCTTGAAGCGCTGAAACTCATGAAAAGGGCTTACGTGAGGATTGGAGTATGATAGGTCAGTAATCAGACCTACTGCAATCTGGTTGTCTTCAATATGGTAGAGGAAGCCGCCACCTGCTGAACCTGACTCACTCAGAGGCCAACCAGCCGAATGAACTACTAAGCCTTCCTGATGCTGCTCTGCTGGAACTTTCCATAACTCTTTAATGCCAAGTCCATAATGCTGAGCTTCGCAATCTTTATCTAAATCAAACTTAGAGATCAGGTCTTTACCCAGGTGACCACGGCAACCTTCAGCGAAGAGGGTATATTTTGCGTGAAGTTCCATTCCTGGCATATAGCCATCTTTCTTTTCACCATCTTTTCCAATGCCCATGTCGCCGGTAGCGATACCTTTAACAGAACCATCGTCGTTATAAAGCACTTCCGCTGCAGCAAAACCCGGGAAGATTTCAACGCCAAGGGCTTCAGCCTGTTCCGCAAGCCAACGGCATAGGTTACCTAGACTGATAATGTAATTACCAGAGTTGTGCATGGTTTTAGGAACGAAAAAGTTTGGGACTTTGGTGGCTTTTTCTTCGTTTTTCATTAGATAGATGGAGTCGCCAGTGACTTTAGTATTAAGTGGCGCACCTTTTTCTTTCCAGTCAGGAATTAGCTCATCGATTGCTCTCGGCTCTACTACTGCACCCGACAGGATATGAGCTCCAACTTCAGAACCTTTTTCAACCACACAAACCATTAGCTCCTGATCATTCTCCTGGGCTAGTTGGCGTAATTTGATGGCCGCTGACAGACCTGAAGGGCCAGCACCGACAATCACGACATCAAACTCCATAAATTCGCGTTCCACCTAGATCTCCTCTTAAATTGTTTAAAATTCGCTCAAAACTGGCTCAAAATCACTATTAGCTATTGACCTTACGCCAGTAAAACGTCACCATTACGCCCTATTTTACAAAAGATAGGCGCTTTGGTCGTCTATTTTGGCAAGAATTATACATACGATAGGGTTTTCATGAAAATTCTAGTTGCAATTAAACGTGTTATCGACGCGAACGTAAAGGTTCGTGTAAAGCCGGACAATAGCGGTGTAGAAACTGCTAACGTTAAAATGTCTATGAATCCATTCTGTGAGATTGCTGTTGAAGAAGCTGTGCGCTTGAAAGAGCAGGGCGTTGCTTCGGAGATTGTTGCGGTATCGATTGGCAACCAGCAATGTCAGGAAACGTTACGTACGGCATTGGCGCTAGGTGCGGACAAGGCTGTGTTAGTAAAAACTGATGATGATCTTGAGCCGTTAGCTGTAGCAAAGACTCTTCAAAAAGTCGTTGAACAGGAAGAGCCGCAAATGGTTCTTCTCGGCAAGCAGTCGATTGATGGTGATAATAACCAGACTGGTCAAATGCTTGCAGCACTATTGGGCTGGGGTCAAGGTACTTTTGCCTCTAAAGTCGATATGGAAGAAGGCAAAACACAAGTTACTCGTGAAATTGATGGCGGTCTTCAGACTATCGAGCTGAAGCTTCCAGCTGTTATAACCACAGATCTCCGACTAAACGAGCCTCGCTTTGCTTCATTACCAAACATTATGAAAGCCAAGCGTAAGCCTTTAGATG
This window harbors:
- a CDS encoding electron transfer flavoprotein subunit beta/FixA family protein, with amino-acid sequence MKILVAIKRVIDANVKVRVKPDNSGVETANVKMSMNPFCEIAVEEAVRLKEQGVASEIVAVSIGNQQCQETLRTALALGADKAVLVKTDDDLEPLAVAKTLQKVVEQEEPQMVLLGKQSIDGDNNQTGQMLAALLGWGQGTFASKVDMEEGKTQVTREIDGGLQTIELKLPAVITTDLRLNEPRFASLPNIMKAKRKPLDEIALADLGVDTANRTETLSVENPPERSEGIKVETVAELVDKLKNEAKVI
- a CDS encoding electron transfer flavoprotein-ubiquinone oxidoreductase yields the protein MEREFMEFDVVIVGAGPSGLSAAIKLRQLAQENDQELMVCVVEKGSEVGAHILSGAVVEPRAIDELIPDWKEKGAPLNTKVTGDSIYLMKNEEKATKVPNFFVPKTMHNSGNYIISLGNLCRWLAEQAEALGVEIFPGFAAAEVLYNDDGSVKGIATGDMGIGKDGEKKDGYMPGMELHAKYTLFAEGCRGHLGKDLISKFDLDKDCEAQHYGLGIKELWKVPAEQHQEGLVVHSAGWPLSESGSAGGGFLYHIEDNQIAVGLITDLSYSNPHVSPFHEFQRFKHQREIKKFLQGGERISYGARAITKGGLQSQPKMSFPGGLLIGDNAGTLNFAKIKGTHTAMKSGMIAAETVIKAISEERNNQDLTEYADNYKASWAWKELHQQRNFGPAQHKWGNFIGSAYAFIDINIFNGKLPWTLSDPKPDYSGMKPADECKKIEYPKPDGKLSFDKLSSVFISNTNHEEDQPVHLKLTDKNIPIEVNLEKYDEPAQRYCPAGVYEVVRDDDGNNPQFVINAQNCVHCKTCDIKDPSQNITWVTPEGAGGPNYPNM